The following proteins are encoded in a genomic region of Paenibacillus sp. FSL H3-0469:
- a CDS encoding YvrJ family protein: MTAINNVGFPIVMIGYLILRFEKKIDALTNVIEKLLTSIKNSKEK; encoded by the coding sequence ATGACTGCCATTAATAATGTAGGTTTCCCAATTGTAATGATTGGTTATTTAATTCTTCGATTTGAGAAAAAGATTGATGCGTTAACTAATGTTATAGAAAAATTATTAACATCGATTAAGAACTCAAAGGAGAAATAA
- a CDS encoding helix-turn-helix domain-containing protein — translation MEEDLYTLVLMAQKGDKVSLETILEIFSPVLNKQIKMVDLNEQEDLLQNLKEILIDKTLSFDTDYSPGFLNFKVLQKNK, via the coding sequence ATGGAAGAAGATCTATATACATTAGTATTAATGGCTCAAAAAGGAGATAAAGTATCATTAGAAACAATCCTGGAGATATTTTCTCCAGTACTTAATAAACAAATAAAGATGGTTGATCTAAATGAACAAGAAGATTTATTACAGAATTTAAAAGAAATATTAATCGATAAAACACTTAGCTTTGATACTGATTACTCACCTGGTTTCTTGAATTTTAAAGTTTTGCAGAAAAACAAATAG